CTCCAAAAAACAAATGGCTCGCACAGGGATGCAAAAAGTCAGAACGGGCTGTAAAACATGCAAGTACGTAATACCTTGTCTCACCAAACATGTTCTATAAGTTAATTCTCATCTCAGGGCCCGCAAAGTGAAATGCGATGAGACGTGGCCACGCTGCAAACGATGCCTAACAACAGGTCGCACATGCGCAGGCTATATCGCTCCGCCACCCGGCTCATTCTCGTGGACTTCTCTCCTACGCACCAAGCCTCAAACCCTACCTATAACCAACACAAAAGAAGTCCGCAGCTTATCATTCTTCCATCACGTGGTCGCTCCCGTGCTCTCTGGTCCTTTTGACGGTTCCTTCTGGACTTATTTCGTCGTTCAGATGGCGCAGTCTGAACCAGCAGCGCGTCATGCTGTATTGGCGATAAGTTCGCTCTTTGAGAGCTTTGAACCCACGAAGGAGAGTGTAGCTGATGAGTTTTCGATTATGCATTATAACAAAGCTATTAGTATTCTCACGCACGATACGAAACCGTGTATTGATACGGTTTTGTTGGTTTGTACGTTGTTTATATGCATTGAGTTTCTGCGAGGGAACCAAGAAGCGGCGATTACGCATGCGAGCCATGGTGTACAGCTTCTTAACTCTGCAGGTCATAAATCGCGCCTCTCGAATACTTTTGCCCAAATGAGTGTCTTTCCATTGTTCTTTATTGACGAAGGCGTAGAGTTTCCGCTTCTTCTAGGCGATGAGGGCGCAGATTTAAAGAATCCCGTGTTTTACACCATAAGCGAGGCACAGAACGCTCTGGAACATTTATGTATAAGAGTTATAAGGCTCGTTCGCGATGGAAATCCATATCGGTTGGAAGTGACCGACGAGCCCCTGCAGGAGTGGATGTTTGATGAACAAGCAGAAGCGAAACAAGATCTCGAAGCGTGGGAGTTTGCGTTTGAGAGATTTCGCAGCAGACGAGGTTTTTCGGAGAGGGAGGATACACCGACTTTGGCCGTTATTACGAGACATAGACTTATGAAGATCTGGATTGTGAATTGTTTTAGAAGAGGAGAGATGGGGTATGATGCGATGAAGGAGGATTTTATCACGATTGTGGATTGCGCGCGAAAGGCGGCGGAGAACCTTGAAGCGCAACATGCAACGCCTGGGAAGTTCATGTTCGACACTGGGTTTAATCCTATGCTTCATTTCACGATCTTCAAATGTCGATATCTCGCTCTTAGGGTGGAAGCATTGTCCCTCATGCGGCGGTTGTCaagtcaacaagaagctttATGGAACGCAACGCTACTGTACGACATGTCACGGCGTATCATAGAAGTTGAGCACGACATTGATCTCTCAGAGGATTATGATCTTTACGATGAGAGGTTACCGCCCGATGAGAACAGAGTAAGGGGCTTCTATTTTAGAGAAGGGCCGGAGACAGAGTCGATTATATGGGATAAGAACGCGGAGACGGTGTATTTCCTCATGGGGCATCCGGAGGGGGGAGTGATGTTTAGGAAGGAGTACGTTAGGAACAAGGACTTGGTCTCGGATTGCGGGCAGACTTTTTGGATGTGAGCGAATCTGCGTTGGTAAGGCTATTATTAGAGATCCCTGGTTTTAGATAGAATAGCACATTGCTACCAACAGTGGCCCCTGTTCATTTTAACATATCGCATAGATCTCTAAACGCGCTTGATCATTGCCTCGCGATCAGGGCCGGTGCCGATGTACTTGACCTAGGAGATAGACGTTAGTAAACTACCTCTACGGATATCGGGGTATCATACCTTGACTCCGACGTATTCCTCAATGAACTATACAATTCGTCAGTACAAGTCGTTCTTAAAATAGTGGTGACTGTACCTCGACGTATGCACGCGCTTCCTTTGGTAGATCCTCGAAGGACTTCGCATTTGTCGTAGGTGTTTGCCATCCCGGGAAATCCTTGTACACAACCTCGCATTGATCCAAGATATCCAGATCAGCTGGGTATGAATCGATTTCCTGCAATAACATTAGTGTCTCACCATGAGGAGGAAAGCGTAGAATGCTTACCTTGCCATCGATCTTGTAGGCTGTTGCGACGCGGATTGTCTCAAAGGTGTCCAGAACATCGAGCTAAGGGACGTCAGTTAGTATCATGACGGAACAGGTGGTAAATAGCAAGTACTTGCCTTTGTCAGGTTCAGAGCGGTGTAGTTATTGATGTCATTTGAGTACTTCAGAACCACCAAATCGAGCCTGCATAGTGTTAGCGAGTCTCTAAATGAACGTGGCCCTGCTTACCATCCGCATCGACGTCTGCGACCAGTGGATGTTCCCTTGGCACGTTAGACTAAGTGATTCAATAAAGTATTAATAGTGTCTCACCCATTCTCTTCCAATCTCTTGGAGCTTGGTTCCGACCCTGCATTGAATCAGCCTCATATTCGCATTACTGAACAATGGGAAACTCACTCTCCCGTGTCTTCGGTCTTGAAAGCTCCCGAGCCCACTCTTGTCGTGTAAGCCTTGACGACTCCGATGATCTCTGTGATCTTCGTGGGATCCAAGGTAAGTCCGCCGATAATACCGGCGAGCGAAGTGTTGGACGATGTTACGTACTGCTTCGTCAGCTATGGTGATCCGGCATAGGAGCTGGGATATGGAAACTCACAGGATATGAACCATAGTCAAGATCGAGCATGAGGGCCTGGATAAACAGGGATGAGCCCCCGGCTTCGGATCTCATACCCTTCCCTTGCAAAGGGCCTTGCTTGTGCTGGCTATTTCACCTGGCGAAATGAGTCCAGTAAAAGCTCAGAACCTTTGTCGAGAGACAACCTCGACCCGCCGAGGTTTGTCCACAAGCAAAGGAAAGGGTATGAGACCACCAGCGCGGTTGCCCGACCCCACCTAGTCAGTATTGCATCATTAAACTCAGACCAAAATTCTTACATTCGCTCCCTCGATCAGAATGGGAGTGTTGCTCTTCTGCGCTGACTTCATAAAGGATACTCCATCAACAGAATATTTGCGCAACTTGTGTCGGTATTCTTCGAATTGGGCAAGCTCCTCTTCGACGTCGTACTTGAAGAGATCTCCGTAGCGCTTTCGGTAGCCGTCGGCCAAACGTCGAAGTTTCTGCTCGAACAGCTTGGGGTTGAAAACATCAGCCAGTCTAATGCCACTTCGCTATCGGGGTTTAGCAAGCATTCCACAACATAGTTTTAGGTGTCGCCGTACCGCAGCTTTGCAGCTATAAGAGGGTCCGATACCTGCAAGGGGTCAATAGGAGGTCAGATATTAGACATGTACCCAAACAAACCGCGCCCAGTTGTTCCAATCTTGCCCTCTAGTCAGTGTTAGCCATGTTCCGTTGCATGTGCCACAAGACCCGTAACCAACCTCCGAGCTCCTGTTCCTCTAGTCCATCAGCTGCGATATGCAGCTGTAGGTCGATGTGCACTCGGTCAGACACACGAATTCTATCGTGGACTGCCTCTAGTCCCTTGTCCGATAGATCTTGTAGCTCTTTGAAGAATTGCGGCACGTTAAAGACTACTCCGGAGCCGATGAAGTTCATGCTGTTATATGTCAATTGACTCGATCGCTGGCTGCGTTTCAGGTAATGGGTTGATAATACCATTTCGGGTTGATGAGTCCGGAAGGAAGCAAGTGGAAGCTAGCAGTCGATCAGTCGTCGAAGAACTCATAGCTCGAGCGTCTCTTTGTTACCTGTACGAAACTCCATTGGCACTGTTGGAGTTAATTATCCATTGATACGAAACGGCTTTTCGCCGGAAAACATGTCCAACTCACACGATAGAGTGCCCTGCGTTATGGCCTCCCTAATCTTCGTTTAATAAATGTTCGCCTCGGTCGATTGTGCTATGACTCACAGCAGCGCGAGCGCAGAGTTTAGCCTCCGGGGCAAGGATATCGGTCAGCTTTCCCTTCTATACGATCAACAATGTCAGAATTGTGTCTCCCAATTGCCTCAAGCTGTGAAGAAGAACGTACGCCCTCATCTCCTGTCGAACACGAAGTATTAGCGCATCAAGGAACATCAATGCCATTGCCTGCGGAATCTTGAGCTAGCAGAGTCCGCATAACAATGGAAAGCTAGAATAACGCGTACATACCCCATTGGGAACCAAGAATGATCGTGATGGCCATGTTAAAGATCAGGGCGACGGTTCTTGGTGGTTGCGTTGTTATCGCTGTTGGAGAAAAACACGGAGATGGCATGCAGGAAGAATCCCCCCCACCATGACATACCCCGCCGGATAATAGATACGCCGAAGTCACGAACCCTCGGAATGCATGATTTTATAAGCTTGGTCTCTTTCTCCCGAGCCTTCCATTAGAAAGGAACTTTCAATACCATTAAGTTAAGCGAGTTTTTCAGGCACCAGTCACCTTGGTTTAGCTGGATTTCTTATGATAGCCGTATTATTCTCATATCTAGATGCTCTTTTGCTTATTTCTCGAATTAGGTTTAGCCTTCCACTGAAACCATTCTGCAAGGCAGCCCCTGTGAGCTAGCCAAATCCAGTCTAGCACCCCTTCCCTTAAGGCTGAGCAGTGGATCCTCGTTTCCGATCAAATTACGCGATTGGCCAGCTCGCATTTGACTGCGCACTCTTTGGCGAGCATGTCATCCATCTCGCATTTCAACATGTCGGACTTAGTGAGGCATTGCAAACAACCTCAATTTTAGAAACAGAAAATATACTTAAAAGGCCCCCAAATCCCATCTCATTATGGAGCTGTATCATTCTCAGTATAAACCTCCAATATGCATTCTAATCTTGGAGCTCTTATTCTTTATCTCCTTTCGGGATCTGCTTTGGCTTCAGCAATCCCTGCACAGACACAAAGCCACGATGTTACCCTTGTAGCTCGTGCTACTGCGACAGAGACAGCTGCGCCAGAGGGATGGTTCACCACTACGAAAAACATCGCTACAATTGGCGGTACAACAGATAAATACGTTACCATCCCCGCCAAAACAATCTCAATCGTCATCCCAACATGTGTCCAAACTCTCGAACCCGATGAGAACGGATATCTTCCCCCTGGAACATGCAACGCCCACTGGAACTATTACCCCAGCTTTGCAGCAGCTGTGGTATTCGCTGTACTCTTTGCAGCCCTTACAGGCGTGCATATTTGGCAAGCCGCTCGGTATAAAAAGGTCCGTACGTTTTACTTTTGTTGTGTGTTAGATTGGGATGTAAGCTGACTGGTGTAGACATGGTGTTGGGTTATTATCATGGCGGGGATCTGGGAGACAATGGCGTTCACCTTCCGAGCGATAAGCACGAAACATCAGCAAAGCACGGGTGTACTCTTGACGTTTAACATTTTTATTCTTCTCGCGCCAATTTGTATGTCAAACCTACTCCCTTGACATCGCATTACTAACAATAGCAGGGGTTAATGCGTACGCATACATGACTCTTGGTCGGATGGTCTACTACTTCATACCCTCCCAATCCCTGCTCCGCATGCCGGCTGCTACTCTAGCTGCCATTTTCGTCGGTCTCGACATCCTATCATTTATCGTTCAGCTTATCGGCGGAAGTATGTCTGGACCTGGGTCACCACCTGACGAGCAGATGAAAGCCGTACATATCTACATGGGTGGCATTGGTCTCCAAGAATTCTTCATTGTTATATTTGTCGTCCTCTGCTCcctcttccagaagaagatgcacACGATTGAGCGCCAAAGCCAAGGCATCAAAGCCTTTGTTACCTCGGACTGGGGCATGCTTCTCTGCACGCTATACTTCTCACTAGCCATGATCTCTGTGCGCATTATCTACCGACTCATTGAGTTCTCTGGCGGAATGGGTCAAGACAATGCTCTAGTCTCACATGAGGTGTACTTTTACATTCTTGAAGCAGCACCTATGTTTTTGGCGCTGTTGGCGTTTAATGCTGTTCATCCGGGAAGGATCATGACAGGTCCCAACTCCGATATGCCTGGGTTGTTCTCAtttatcaagaacaagattaATGGACGAAAGGGAAAGCAGTTGTTGGACGATCGCAGCGACAGTGATGTTGAGTTGAATACCCGGTATGAACCGACTAGAGAGGTTGGGCACTATGATACTGAGCCCCCGCGTTATGGATAGGTGACTTTGGATCGGTTGTAAGATAGGAGGAACTTTTGCAAGTATCTGGATCGGAGTAATTTGTTTGGGAAAGTTGCGGTGGCCTGGGAGTTTGGGATGATATGTAAAATTTTGGTCCAGTGTTAGTCCTTTGCGTAGTATAGAGCCTAGAGATACCTTATTCCattgctttttt
This genomic stretch from Fusarium oxysporum f. sp. lycopersici 4287 chromosome 2, whole genome shotgun sequence harbors:
- a CDS encoding adenylosuccinate synthetase, with protein sequence MPSPCFSPTAITTQPPRTVALIFNMAITIILGSQWGDEGKGKLTDILAPEAKLCARAAGGHNAGHSIVANGVSYSFHLLPSGLINPKCMNFIGSGVVFNVPQFFKELQDLSDKGLEAVHDRIRVSDRVHIDLQLHIAADGLEEQELGEGKIGTTGRGIGPSYSCKAARSGIRLADVFNPKLFEQKLRRLADGYRKRYGDLFKYDVEEELAQFEEYRHKLRKYSVDGVSFMKSAQKSNTPILIEGANALMLDLDYGSYPYVTSSNTSLAGIIGGLTLDPTKITEIIGVVKAYTTRVGSGAFKTEDTGEVGTKLQEIGREWGTSTGRRRRCGWLDLVVLKYSNDINNYTALNLTKLDVLDTFETIRVATAYKIDGKEIDSYPADLDILDQCEVVYKDFPGWQTPTTNAKSFEDLPKEARAYVEFIEEYVGVKVKYIGTGPDREAMIKRV